The Anaerolineae bacterium region CATCTGAGCGTGGACTTGGCCAAGAGGCGGATCATCGTGGATGGCCGCCCGACCCAGACGCTCTCGCCCACGGAGCAGCGCCTGTTGGCGGTGCTGGCTGCCCATGCCGGGGAAGTCGTCCCTTCAGAGGTGCTGCTAGAGAGGGTGTGGGGCGGAAGCGCCTCGCGCTCTTCCGGTCACCTCAAGACATACATCCACTATTTGCGCACCAAGATAGAGAAGGACCCCACCCAGCCCCGGTACATACTTACGGAAAGGGGCGTGGGCTATCGTTTCAGTTCCTTGGCCTGATGCCGACGCAGAACGGGCCCGCCACCGCAGGCGGAGGAGTGACGACCCGCGTACGGGTGCGTTACGCCGAGACCGATGCCCAGGGCGTCGCCTACCACAGCAACTACCTTATATGGTTCGAGGTGGGCCGCTCGGAGTACTTCCGCCAGGTAGTGGGCGATAGCCCCGCCGAGTTCTTCCGTCGGTACGGCATGCCCGTGGTGGAAGCGAGGGTCCGCTATCGTGCCCCGTGCCGGTACGATGACGAGCTTGTCATCTTCACTC contains the following coding sequences:
- a CDS encoding acyl-CoA thioesterase; the encoded protein is MTTRVRVRYAETDAQGVAYHSNYLIWFEVGRSEYFRQVVGDSPAEFFRRYGMPVVEARVRYRAPCRYDDELVIFTQASQVRSRSIRFDYVISLCDVPSTLVAEGHTVHLCVDSSGAPCRIPDEVRLPLVERLPG